The following proteins are co-located in the Betta splendens chromosome 9, fBetSpl5.4, whole genome shotgun sequence genome:
- the cdo1 gene encoding cysteine dioxygenase type 1, producing MDQTEVVKPETLDDLIKTLHKVFESDRINVEEVQDIMESYESNPQEWMKYAKFDQYRYTRNLVDEGNGKFNLMILCWGEGHGSSIHDHTDSHCFMKLLQGHLKETLFKWPDSKPHGEMVQKSQRILQENKVAYINDSIGLHRVENVSHTEGAVSLHLYSPPFQTCQTFDQRTGHKNTVKMTFWSKYGERTSFDSTVSQENN from the exons ATGGACCAAACTGAGGTGGTGAAGCCAGAAACTCTGGACGACCTGATCAAAACCCTGCACAAGGTCTTCGAGAGTGACCGCATCAATGTGGAGGAGGTCCAAGACATTATGGAATCATACGAGAGCAACCCCCAGGAGTGGATGAAATACGCCAAGTTCGACCAGTACAG GTACACAAGGAACCTGGTTGATGAGGGCAACGGCAAGTTCAACCTCATGATTCTATGCTGGGGTGAAGGGCACGGCAG CAGCATCCACGACCACACGGACTCCCACTGCttcatgaagctgctgcagggccaCCTGAAGGAGACGCTGTTCAAGTGGCCGGACAGCAAACCTCACGGGGAGATGGTCCAGAAGTCGCAGAGAATCCTGCAGGAGAACAAGGTTGCTTATATAAACG ACTCCATCGGCCTGCACCGCGTGGAGAACGTCAGCCACACGGAGGGGGCCGTCAGCCTGCACCTCTACAGCCCCCCGTTCCAGACCTGCCAGACCTTCGACCAGAGGACGGGCCACAAGAACACGGTCAAGATGACCTTCTGGAGCAAATATGGGGAGAGGACCTCATTT GACAGCACGGTGTCACAGGAGAACAACTAA